Proteins encoded together in one Anopheles darlingi chromosome 3, idAnoDarlMG_H_01, whole genome shotgun sequence window:
- the LOC125954936 gene encoding uncharacterized protein LOC125954936: MSYLEVQRKDIAPHTARIAASEYSYCSRKIMLHYQRSMLLRGGFVCVLLVLGAVVNPVAAEKEASEGFFAQLWDSIFGSKSDETSKNGTVSYVPTEKNESNVPEPLNGASVRLNESTSTETITTVLTKDSVEHPKVTLPPDDKIVSTAAGNDKDVSNATIKESNSTTIDPKLTDYTTEKSVTPIVEMDSTKSATQSGSTTTPSAKSGI; this comes from the exons atg TCGTATTTGGAAGTCCAGCGGAAAGACATCGCCCCTCACACAGCAAGAATTGCAGCGAGTGAATATAGTTATTGTAGTCGGAAAATAATGCTGCACTATCAAAGATCAATGTTGCTAAGGggcggttttgtttgtgtgcttctGGTGCTTGGAGCGGTAGTAAACCCTGTAGCCGCCGAGAAGGAAGCTAGTGAGGGATTTTTCGCCCAATTGTGGGATTCTATCTTTGGATCGAAGTCAGACGAAACTTCCAAGAATGGCACAGTATCTTACGTCCCTACTGAGAAGAATGAATCCAACGTTCCAGAACCATTAAATGGAGCATCAGTTCGCCTAAACGAATCGACTAGTACAGAAACGATAACTACCGTGCTTACAAAGGATTCAGTTGAACATCCGAAGGTGACATTACCACCAGATGACAAAATCGTCTCTACAGCTGCTGGCAACGATAAAGATGTATCAAATGCGACCATCAAGGAAAGCAACAGCACGACTATAGATCCAAAACTAACCGATTATACGACAGAGAAAAGTGTCACCCCGATTGTAGAAATGGACTCCACTAAGTCTGCTACCCAGTCGGGATCGACTACGACTCCATCGGCCAAATCGGGCATATGA